The proteins below are encoded in one region of Leptospira terpstrae serovar Hualin str. LT 11-33 = ATCC 700639:
- a CDS encoding LA_0364 family Cys-rich lipoprotein: MKLIFYFFLFAGFIHCGSPFSFRSACYERNKCSTIEGQCFLRNDAFYKISTSSPDYSAQDLTALVGSCLGLEKTCKKNCESGTIF, translated from the coding sequence ATGAAACTAATTTTCTATTTTTTCCTTTTTGCTGGATTTATACATTGCGGTTCTCCATTTTCATTTCGATCAGCATGTTATGAACGTAACAAATGTTCTACGATTGAAGGGCAGTGTTTTTTACGGAACGATGCATTTTACAAGATTTCGACAAGTAGTCCGGATTATAGTGCCCAAGACCTTACTGCGCTAGTGGGTAGTTGTTTGGGTTTAGAAAAAACTTGTAAAAAAAACTGCGAAAGTGGAACTATTTTTTAG
- a CDS encoding energy transducer TonB produces the protein MKSFTLYLQYKLRRFGLFRASLFASVGLHVFCYLIYFILTLPSNAAFQETSMEDMDVSFEEIPPELIGGTSSPAPVEKQEWVEGSNKEAEEKPDNSDLNPNQLSGNGTDKDGYLFSFNGDRPPTPIIDFDLKAYFPEAAKAANISQKTVVVMVQVDEHGALQGVKIVSGRAGYGFDEAAIRIIQRARFSPGYDKGKPTRMAHRLPISFDLEED, from the coding sequence ATGAAATCATTTACCTTGTATCTGCAATACAAACTGAGGCGATTCGGACTCTTCCGGGCTAGTCTATTTGCTTCAGTGGGATTGCATGTATTTTGTTATCTGATTTATTTTATACTTACCCTTCCGAGCAATGCGGCTTTCCAAGAAACTTCGATGGAAGATATGGATGTTTCCTTTGAGGAAATTCCTCCCGAACTAATTGGTGGGACATCCAGCCCAGCTCCGGTAGAAAAACAAGAATGGGTGGAAGGTTCAAACAAGGAAGCAGAAGAAAAACCTGACAATTCCGATTTGAATCCCAACCAACTCTCCGGTAATGGAACTGACAAAGATGGGTATTTATTTTCTTTCAATGGAGACCGACCTCCTACACCTATCATCGATTTTGATTTGAAAGCTTATTTTCCTGAAGCTGCAAAAGCAGCAAACATCAGCCAAAAGACAGTAGTGGTAATGGTACAAGTGGATGAACACGGCGCCCTGCAAGGGGTTAAGATTGTTTCTGGCAGAGCAGGCTACGGATTTGATGAAGCTGCCATTCGGATCATACAAAGAGCCCGGTTTTCTCCAGGATACGACAAAGGAAAACCAACACGAATGGCACATAGACTCCCAATCAGCTTTGATTTAGAAGAGGACTGA
- a CDS encoding fibronectin type III domain-containing protein, which yields MLRNTKHRIAIGTIFIAVSIMIAGFQTKPITGKTESKSSAKKPGLIPDPFELYQSIPTFHPEMTSSDLPGSYDLSAEFPLPGDQGIYKDNVGYTVGYGLISYLEAKKKGIRNLSSVGPSSASGQKLIYSPNFIYNQLNSGKDQAVSLLDALILAESRGSVTMEQMNESSSSFRTRPKANIVEAGRKARLRRIYRIEPHDLISIKLALAEKRPVLIGYLVYENFKDPKQDSIFEIGTGEVLGAQSLVLLGYNDKKKAFKVWNSWGPTWGDQGYLWISYETFPKYTKSVYVADSEIENELLTQNKLNDALESLEYGEHNLFPPKEVFASRGDFSDRIRISWSKEKRAIGYEVYRKRKIDSKYQLVGLSKQAFFEDFGIQKNTAYNYRVASLDENYLSKPSLDSNDGYAVEPTKPAGILPVTNLRASVAPTNDRILLEWDPQPISTTYAVYKWNPVARIYRFLGKTEKTTYVDLKASRNGDSEIYQVIPERNQLVGESSSYVSAHLDPSEVLKPRPKNLTASKGLYAGATILQWEGSPSAVAYHIFRKTNGLWKRIAKTTDLQFKDDETYDKESFYAVASEFEGELFSLPSEPDIGFPSLVAGRSLGLKPPELTVSENRKTGEFLFSWNLIPKVTSYKVYMRKKNDPDWSLVKETSESNFKLQNLTKNQFYFFAIQSVSKGVGESLFSKPVTTVISDTVVDVKKVKTFGESAIQKFIGPWAAMYWDGKNKVKPVRLTIEAEDVEGNIIMKWNENEIFRGKNIVDSDLIEEKGKWKIKLSPNYESLSGEFEDKGLVPEKSQLSFIRE from the coding sequence ATGTTACGAAACACCAAACATCGAATTGCGATTGGAACCATTTTTATCGCAGTTTCCATAATGATTGCTGGGTTTCAAACCAAACCCATTACCGGAAAAACAGAGTCCAAATCATCGGCAAAAAAACCTGGCCTCATCCCCGATCCCTTCGAACTCTACCAAAGTATCCCTACTTTCCATCCCGAAATGACAAGTTCGGATTTACCAGGAAGTTACGACCTCAGTGCGGAATTTCCACTGCCAGGAGACCAAGGAATCTACAAGGATAATGTTGGTTATACGGTTGGGTATGGACTCATTTCTTATTTGGAAGCGAAAAAAAAAGGGATCCGCAATCTTTCTTCAGTAGGGCCCTCTTCTGCCAGTGGCCAAAAATTAATATACTCACCTAACTTCATTTATAACCAATTAAACAGCGGAAAAGACCAAGCTGTTTCCCTTTTGGATGCTCTGATTCTAGCAGAAAGCAGAGGTTCCGTTACTATGGAACAGATGAACGAATCCTCTTCCAGTTTCCGTACTAGACCAAAGGCGAATATTGTTGAAGCAGGCAGAAAAGCAAGGCTAAGAAGGATTTATAGAATTGAACCTCACGACCTAATTTCCATCAAGCTAGCGTTAGCTGAAAAAAGACCAGTTTTAATTGGATATTTAGTTTATGAAAACTTTAAGGATCCAAAACAAGATTCCATCTTTGAAATAGGAACTGGGGAAGTTTTAGGGGCACAGTCCCTTGTGCTTTTAGGTTATAATGACAAAAAGAAAGCATTTAAAGTTTGGAACTCCTGGGGCCCTACATGGGGTGACCAAGGATATTTGTGGATTTCTTATGAAACATTTCCCAAATACACTAAGTCTGTTTATGTTGCTGATTCAGAAATCGAAAACGAACTCCTAACACAGAATAAACTTAATGATGCATTAGAATCTTTAGAGTATGGAGAACACAACTTATTCCCTCCAAAAGAAGTATTTGCCTCTCGTGGTGATTTTTCCGACCGCATTCGAATCAGTTGGTCGAAAGAAAAACGAGCGATTGGATATGAAGTTTACCGAAAACGGAAAATCGATAGTAAATACCAACTCGTTGGTCTTTCCAAACAGGCTTTCTTTGAAGACTTTGGAATCCAAAAAAATACTGCCTATAATTACCGAGTGGCAAGCTTAGATGAAAATTATCTCTCAAAACCATCACTTGATTCAAACGATGGTTATGCGGTAGAACCAACAAAACCCGCAGGAATCCTTCCTGTTACCAACTTACGTGCATCTGTAGCTCCCACAAATGATAGAATTCTATTAGAATGGGATCCCCAGCCAATTTCTACAACTTATGCAGTTTATAAATGGAATCCAGTTGCGCGAATCTATAGATTTTTGGGCAAAACGGAAAAAACGACCTATGTTGATTTAAAAGCTAGCCGCAACGGTGATAGTGAAATATACCAAGTGATCCCAGAAAGAAACCAATTAGTGGGTGAATCCAGTAGTTATGTTTCTGCTCACTTGGATCCTTCTGAAGTATTGAAACCTAGACCTAAAAATTTAACCGCATCGAAAGGATTGTATGCTGGGGCAACCATCTTACAATGGGAAGGTTCTCCGAGTGCCGTAGCCTATCATATATTCCGCAAAACAAACGGGTTATGGAAACGAATTGCAAAAACAACGGATCTTCAATTCAAAGATGACGAAACTTACGATAAAGAATCTTTTTATGCGGTTGCTTCTGAATTTGAAGGAGAATTGTTTAGCCTTCCATCAGAACCCGACATTGGATTCCCTTCTCTTGTAGCTGGAAGATCTTTGGGACTGAAACCTCCCGAGTTGACTGTTTCTGAAAACCGGAAAACTGGTGAATTTTTATTTAGTTGGAATCTAATACCTAAAGTAACGTCCTATAAAGTTTATATGCGTAAAAAAAATGACCCGGATTGGAGTCTTGTCAAAGAAACTTCCGAATCAAATTTCAAATTACAGAACTTAACAAAAAACCAATTCTATTTTTTTGCCATTCAATCTGTATCCAAAGGAGTTGGTGAGAGTTTGTTTTCCAAACCTGTGACAACAGTAATTTCTGATACTGTAGTTGATGTAAAAAAAGTAAAAACTTTTGGAGAGTCCGCAATACAAAAGTTTATTGGGCCTTGGGCTGCTATGTATTGGGATGGGAAAAATAAAGTGAAACCTGTTCGTTTGACCATTGAAGCTGAAGATGTAGAAGGAAACATCATCATGAAATGGAACGAAAACGAAATCTTTCGAGGTAAAAACATCGTAGATTCTGACTTAATAGAAGAAAAGGGTAAATGGAAAATCAAACTATCACCTAACTACGAATCTTTGTCAGGTGAGTTTGAAGACAAAGGATTGGTACCAGAAAAAAGTCAACTTTCGTTTATTAGAGAATGA
- a CDS encoding UTP--glucose-1-phosphate uridylyltransferase — MEKQKSDQLIRETMKAAGLSDAFITDFITKVDLVRNGETGIVAWEEVGDLDPKTDEISLESIHSSYPTDLSLLSKLVVIKLNGGLGTSMGLDKAKSLIPIKDSMSFLAVMAKQIEYIRSEYKVEVPLLFMDSYNTQKDSQKELEKNGFKQTLRTSFLQNKVPRLDAETFAPIQNKNEKENWCPPGHGDIYFTMVQEGILDELLSKGFEIAFLSNGDNLGATVDPHIVSYLLKEDIHFAMEMTPKTLADKKGGAIYRKTVGGKFIKYELLETAQVPEEHENEFSGLGKFRTFSTNNLWINLRALKERFNQGNFSLSLIVNPKQVDGKSVIQLETAMGSAVGNFPKFKGIIIPRDRFAPVKKTEDYLIRRSDAYVLNSDFSLTMAKERKSAGLTEVLVNLDESHYKKIHQFDDLFQKYPSLLYCEELVVTGKVLFDVPVTIKGKVKFQNQSNELKKISSLNRKEFENETIDL, encoded by the coding sequence ATGGAGAAACAGAAATCGGACCAACTGATCAGAGAGACCATGAAAGCTGCTGGCCTTTCGGATGCTTTCATTACTGATTTTATTACAAAGGTGGACCTTGTTCGAAACGGCGAAACAGGAATAGTCGCTTGGGAAGAAGTGGGGGATTTGGATCCCAAAACGGATGAAATTTCCCTAGAATCAATTCATTCTTCTTATCCTACCGATCTTAGTCTACTCTCGAAATTGGTAGTGATCAAATTGAATGGAGGCCTGGGAACTAGTATGGGCCTTGATAAAGCAAAGTCTCTTATCCCCATTAAAGATTCTATGTCTTTTCTTGCTGTCATGGCCAAACAAATAGAATACATTCGCTCTGAGTATAAAGTCGAAGTTCCACTTCTTTTTATGGATTCTTATAACACACAAAAGGATTCACAAAAGGAATTAGAAAAAAATGGATTCAAACAAACATTAAGAACCAGTTTTTTGCAAAACAAAGTTCCGCGTTTAGATGCAGAAACCTTTGCTCCTATCCAAAATAAAAATGAAAAAGAAAATTGGTGCCCACCTGGTCATGGTGATATTTACTTCACGATGGTACAAGAAGGGATTTTAGATGAATTACTCTCTAAGGGTTTTGAAATTGCCTTCCTCTCCAATGGAGACAATTTGGGTGCGACGGTAGATCCACATATCGTAAGTTATCTTTTAAAAGAAGACATTCATTTTGCCATGGAGATGACTCCAAAAACTTTAGCTGATAAAAAAGGGGGAGCCATCTACAGAAAAACTGTGGGTGGAAAATTCATTAAGTATGAGTTATTAGAAACAGCACAGGTTCCGGAAGAACATGAAAATGAATTTAGTGGTCTTGGAAAATTTAGAACTTTTTCCACAAACAACCTTTGGATCAATCTTCGTGCTTTGAAAGAAAGATTCAACCAAGGAAATTTTTCATTATCTCTGATCGTAAATCCTAAACAAGTAGATGGTAAATCAGTTATCCAATTGGAAACTGCCATGGGAAGTGCAGTGGGAAATTTTCCCAAATTCAAAGGAATCATCATTCCCAGAGATCGGTTTGCGCCGGTAAAAAAAACGGAAGATTATCTCATCCGACGTTCGGATGCTTATGTTTTGAATTCTGATTTTTCCCTCACCATGGCAAAGGAAAGAAAATCTGCTGGATTAACTGAGGTTTTAGTTAATTTAGATGAATCTCATTACAAAAAAATACACCAGTTTGATGATCTTTTTCAAAAGTATCCATCTCTTCTTTATTGCGAAGAGTTAGTGGTCACTGGAAAAGTTTTGTTTGATGTACCAGTTACCATCAAAGGAAAAGTTAAGTTCCAAAACCAATCGAATGAATTAAAGAAAATTTCCTCTTTGAACCGTAAGGAATTTGAAAACGAAACTATCGATTTATGA
- a CDS encoding TetR/AcrR family transcriptional regulator — protein MKGSPRYRILEIAKKRFYQQGYYHTGINQLVRESGTAKASFYDHFPSKRDLGIRVIQAYGADVLIWFRQILRESNSPDDFISEMSKAVAIQINEDGSYYQGCPIAIFSCQFPVGEQPFSDEFKSIVFRWESLFAMYIGRWQSNGLLEETTDPMELARDLINIYEGALINWRISLNEVYLKRMFVQMSQRLTIGAKK, from the coding sequence ATGAAAGGTTCTCCCAGATACCGCATCCTTGAAATCGCAAAAAAAAGATTCTACCAACAAGGCTACTACCACACTGGCATCAACCAACTCGTCCGAGAATCCGGAACCGCAAAAGCTTCTTTTTATGACCACTTCCCATCCAAACGAGATTTGGGAATTCGTGTCATCCAGGCCTATGGAGCCGATGTTCTTATTTGGTTTCGCCAAATTCTCCGAGAGTCGAATAGCCCTGATGATTTCATTTCAGAAATGTCCAAGGCTGTTGCAATCCAAATCAACGAAGATGGTTCTTACTATCAAGGTTGCCCAATTGCCATTTTTTCTTGTCAATTTCCTGTCGGCGAACAACCGTTCAGTGACGAATTTAAATCTATAGTATTCCGATGGGAGTCTTTATTTGCAATGTATATAGGAAGGTGGCAATCAAATGGTTTATTGGAAGAAACTACTGATCCAATGGAACTTGCAAGGGACTTGATCAATATCTACGAGGGAGCGCTGATCAACTGGAGAATTTCTTTGAATGAAGTCTACTTAAAACGTATGTTTGTACAAATGAGCCAAAGATTAACAATTGGAGCTAAAAAATAG
- a CDS encoding MotA/TolQ/ExbB proton channel family protein, with product MQDFVDLGEKIIFLVMLFASILAIAVFIERLIVYKRNFNKESESLLDSLTLLVRHRDLKGTEKLLETHPMENSYTRFMHFVLEREKENHKGLEELMEGKILKERLGLEERLPILNTLGNNTPFIGLLGTVLGVIKAFYGLGTLGNSGAEVVMRSISTALLATAAGLAVAIPVVMANNYFTRKMKLIIGHLEILSKEIHASFITSGKHNQSSSSTPNIHH from the coding sequence ATGCAAGATTTCGTAGACCTTGGGGAAAAAATCATTTTCCTCGTTATGTTATTTGCGAGTATTCTCGCGATTGCCGTATTTATCGAAAGGTTGATTGTTTATAAACGTAATTTTAACAAAGAATCAGAGTCACTTCTGGATTCGCTCACTCTCCTCGTACGCCACCGAGACCTAAAAGGTACGGAGAAATTATTAGAAACCCATCCTATGGAAAATTCCTATACTCGATTCATGCATTTTGTTTTGGAACGAGAAAAGGAAAACCATAAAGGTTTAGAAGAACTAATGGAAGGGAAAATTCTGAAAGAACGATTGGGTCTCGAAGAAAGACTTCCGATTCTCAACACTCTCGGAAATAACACTCCCTTCATCGGACTATTGGGAACGGTACTTGGTGTCATCAAAGCTTTTTATGGACTAGGAACACTTGGTAACTCAGGGGCAGAAGTGGTGATGCGTAGTATTTCCACTGCGTTACTTGCTACAGCCGCAGGACTTGCGGTTGCGATTCCCGTGGTGATGGCAAACAACTACTTCACTCGTAAAATGAAACTTATCATTGGTCATTTGGAAATCCTTTCGAAAGAAATTCACGCGAGTTTCATCACAAGTGGAAAACACAACCAATCTTCTAGTTCGACACCGAATATCCATCACTAG
- a CDS encoding esterase/lipase family protein gives MFRFIEYLERFWALLSFYLPSHLFVENNKDKNILIVPGFLAGRSYYSRLKSNLDNLGFKVGILSTLRDPLSLEEAVQYLAKQILTAPNEVTLIAHNTGGLLVLILPDEARRKVKRLITLGTPFHGSDRFTNTRQSYWGYESDWVKTNYKNALFFPLFQPLSAIEDFSFPPQESTEFGQGRDLWFDIPGNYNLVRRNENIRTLREFLGTPKDNFAILPSPKANPEFAVPKKIEVDFSKYEPSVYKKNQKKLAVKKKTGAKKTTPAKKSKPATKPKAKKKVKKR, from the coding sequence ATGTTTCGATTCATAGAATATCTGGAACGTTTTTGGGCGTTATTGTCGTTTTATCTTCCCAGCCATTTGTTTGTGGAGAATAATAAGGATAAAAACATATTGATCGTTCCCGGGTTTCTCGCTGGACGTTCCTACTATTCTAGACTCAAATCCAACCTGGACAACTTGGGATTCAAAGTGGGAATCCTTTCTACTCTCCGTGACCCTTTATCATTAGAAGAAGCTGTCCAATATCTGGCCAAACAAATCCTCACGGCACCTAACGAAGTAACTTTGATCGCTCACAACACTGGCGGACTTCTCGTATTAATTTTACCTGACGAAGCAAGAAGAAAAGTCAAACGTCTTATCACTCTCGGAACTCCCTTCCATGGTTCTGACCGATTTACAAACACAAGACAATCCTATTGGGGTTATGAATCTGATTGGGTAAAAACAAATTACAAAAATGCATTGTTCTTTCCCCTCTTCCAACCTCTCTCTGCCATCGAAGACTTTTCCTTTCCTCCACAAGAAAGTACAGAGTTTGGCCAAGGTCGTGACTTGTGGTTTGATATTCCTGGGAATTATAACTTAGTGAGACGAAATGAAAACATTCGCACACTCAGAGAATTTTTAGGTACTCCAAAAGATAACTTTGCCATCCTCCCTTCTCCCAAAGCAAATCCAGAATTTGCTGTCCCCAAAAAGATTGAAGTGGATTTTTCTAAGTATGAACCTTCGGTTTATAAAAAAAACCAGAAGAAATTAGCTGTGAAGAAAAAAACTGGGGCTAAAAAAACGACTCCGGCCAAAAAATCAAAACCGGCAACTAAACCAAAAGCTAAGAAAAAAGTTAAAAAACGTTAG
- a CDS encoding acyl-CoA thioesterase, with translation MPHTTEIPVLWSHMDANGHVNNGVYQSYFDEARIQALEKEGFSIQEMRDKKVGPVMLKAELSYHKPLHHPDAVRIETGFRDMSKIKGKVIQNMYRISDGALVCEAIFSALFFDFEKNRPWKIPETFLEKFKADEKLNQNQ, from the coding sequence ATGCCCCACACCACCGAAATCCCAGTCCTCTGGAGCCATATGGATGCCAACGGACACGTAAATAATGGAGTCTACCAATCCTATTTTGATGAAGCAAGAATCCAAGCCTTAGAAAAGGAAGGGTTTTCCATCCAAGAAATGCGGGACAAAAAAGTTGGTCCAGTGATGCTCAAAGCAGAGTTGTCATACCACAAACCCCTGCACCACCCCGACGCAGTGAGAATCGAAACAGGTTTTAGAGATATGTCAAAAATTAAGGGAAAAGTAATTCAAAATATGTATCGGATCTCAGATGGTGCGCTTGTTTGCGAAGCTATTTTTTCGGCTCTCTTTTTTGATTTTGAGAAAAACAGACCTTGGAAAATTCCTGAAACATTTCTTGAAAAGTTTAAAGCTGACGAGAAGCTAAACCAAAACCAATAA